A stretch of the Cytophagia bacterium CHB2 genome encodes the following:
- a CDS encoding BlaI/MecI/CopY family transcriptional regulator yields the protein MKKKTPKISEAEWQVMKVVWDNPSASAAQIVEKLAARQKWSNRTIKTLLARLVNKGALTYTAEANRYLYEPNIPKEELIKQESQSFINRVFDGGALPMLAHFVKHAHFSSDEIHELKQILEEKTGGTGNGKSSRKR from the coding sequence ATGAAAAAAAAGACACCCAAAATTTCGGAAGCGGAGTGGCAGGTTATGAAAGTGGTGTGGGACAATCCCTCGGCTTCCGCGGCGCAGATTGTTGAAAAACTTGCTGCCCGGCAGAAATGGAGCAATCGCACAATTAAAACCCTGCTGGCGCGCTTGGTGAACAAAGGCGCGCTGACCTACACCGCGGAAGCGAACCGCTATCTTTACGAGCCCAATATCCCCAAAGAAGAATTGATCAAGCAGGAGAGCCAATCCTTCATCAATCGCGTGTTCGACGGCGGCGCCCTTCCCATGCTGGCGCATTTCGTCAAGCATGCGCATTTTTCGTCAGACGAGATTCACGAGTTGAAACAAATTCTCGAGGAAAAAACCGGTGGCACCGGCAATGGCAAATCTTCTCGCAAACGTTGA